The Humulus lupulus chromosome 4, drHumLupu1.1, whole genome shotgun sequence genome has a window encoding:
- the LOC133830962 gene encoding uncharacterized protein LOC133830962 — translation MTMSPPWLTLLVSTKMSPPLTMRKSEIDNQGSSLFHVPSNIAIKLKLKRRENSLHFTHTNAISMALPPTSKRKRQLKLKIGYRHVDYAQIYGMIRFFFREMLTFVHCIL, via the exons ATGACGATGAGCCCACCTTGGCTAACTCTCCTGGTTTCGACAAAGATGAGTCCACCGCTGACGATGAGGAAGAG CGAAATAGATAATCAGGGAAGTTCTCTCTTCCATGTTCCATCGAATATTGCCATCAAATTAAAAC TAAAGAGAAGGGAAAATAGTCTACATTTTACTCATACAAATGCCATATCAATGGCTTTGCCACCAACCTCGAAGAGAAAGAGGCAGCTGAAATTGAAA ATCGGATATAGACATGTTGATTACGCTCAAATTTATGGAATGATCAGATTCTTCTTTCGTGAAATGCTCACTTTTGTCCACTGTATTCTTTAA